In a single window of the Clarias gariepinus isolate MV-2021 ecotype Netherlands chromosome 16, CGAR_prim_01v2, whole genome shotgun sequence genome:
- the tcap gene encoding telethonin has translation MQVCTVLEKRGGCVVGAELSCSVREKNDSQRESYTADWHSINMKTQHEDRQSMRMSDDSRRETLSRYWRARPLSQQCPSGVVRVGTVESGIGEHRLLPNRNTLPLPIFKPAELGVRLGRGAPHNLEDLPSARAPDGACPAKRDVLEITRDLPPVKPMRMEFAKAPRTLGRSMSQEAQRG, from the exons ATGCAGGTCTGTACAGTATTGGAAAAACGTGGTGGATGTGTGGTGGGAGCTGAGCTGAGCTGCAGCGTCAGAGAAAAGAACGATTCCCAGAGAGAGAGCTACACCGCCGATTGGCACAGCATCAACATGAAAACGCAGCACGAGGATCG CCAGTCAATGAGGATGTCTGATGATTCCCGGCGAGAGACACTTTCCCGTTACTGGCGCGCCCGCCCCCTCTCCCAGCAATGTCCTTCAGGCGTTGTGCGTGTCGGCACTGTGGAATCTGGCATCGGTGAGCACCGCCTGCTACCCAACAGAAACACTCTCCCTCTGCCCATCTTCAAGCCAGCCGAGCTGGGTGTGAGGTTGGGCCGTGGTGCTCCTCACAACCTGGAGGATTTGCCCAGTGCCCGTGCACCTGATGGAGCCTGCCCAGCCAAGAGAGATGTCCTGGAGATCACACGGGACCTGCCACCTGTCAAACCCATGCGGATGGAGTTCGCCAAGGCTCCCAGAACCCTCGGCCGGTCCATGTCTCAGGAGGCCCAAAGAgggtga